A window of Polaribacter litorisediminis contains these coding sequences:
- a CDS encoding addiction module antidote protein: protein METTRFDIADYLESEEMIAEYLNTVLEDGDSSDLMVAIGHIAKSIGMTKIAEKTGMSRPSLYKALSDGAKPQFGTIMKVLKAIGGQINVKPVSA from the coding sequence ATGGAAACTACAAGATTTGACATAGCGGATTATTTGGAGAGCGAAGAAATGATTGCTGAATATCTCAATACAGTTCTCGAAGATGGAGACAGCTCTGATTTGATGGTTGCAATTGGACATATTGCAAAATCAATCGGAATGACAAAAATTGCGGAAAAAACTGGAATGAGTAGACCAAGTCTTTATAAAGCATTGTCCGACGGAGCAAAACCACAATTTGGAACAATAATGAAAGTTTTGAAAGCCATTGGCGGACAAATCAACGTAAAACCAGTATCAGCGTAA
- the ltrA gene encoding group II intron reverse transcriptase/maturase, with product MIAQVLEATNLYKAARQVLRNKGASGIDNMSHQKLPEYIRENRSELLLSICNNSYVPQAILGVTIPKGKGKTRLLGIPTVVDRWLQQAVSQQLMTKFEYEFETFSYGFRPQKNIQKAVLQARQYINDGYQDIVDIDLKGFFDEVDHCILLQLIYNKVQCSTTLCLIRKWLRVPISIHGKLHKRRKGIPQGSPISPLLSNIILDVLDKEMQNQGLRYVRYADDFSIYAKSKSEAKRIGNSIYLFLRDKLKLPINKAKSGIRRPVNFKLLGHGFVPIYKKGIKGQYQLVVKQASWEKFKRNLKSLTKKTKPMSLLERLERLNQVCRGWMNNYRLTNIYAKLKKLDEWLRNRLRYCIWHDWKKLERKRKNGIQLGIEEGQAYAWSRTRMGGWAVAQSPILKTTITLSRLKRKGYKPMIDYINKQQTSIW from the coding sequence ATGATTGCCCAAGTATTAGAAGCTACGAATCTTTATAAAGCAGCACGTCAAGTTCTGCGCAATAAAGGAGCAAGTGGAATAGACAATATGTCTCATCAAAAACTCCCTGAATACATTAGGGAAAATAGGTCAGAACTACTGCTATCCATTTGTAATAATAGCTATGTACCACAAGCAATTTTAGGAGTAACGATCCCTAAAGGAAAAGGTAAAACTCGACTTTTAGGAATACCAACGGTAGTAGATAGGTGGCTACAGCAGGCAGTAAGTCAGCAATTAATGACTAAGTTCGAATACGAATTTGAAACCTTTAGTTACGGATTTCGCCCACAGAAGAACATCCAAAAAGCAGTACTACAAGCCCGGCAATACATCAATGATGGCTATCAGGATATTGTAGATATTGACTTAAAAGGATTCTTCGATGAAGTCGACCATTGCATCCTACTACAACTTATTTACAACAAAGTACAATGCTCAACCACCTTGTGTTTAATCCGGAAATGGCTTAGAGTTCCCATATCAATACATGGAAAACTCCATAAACGCCGAAAAGGAATTCCGCAAGGCAGTCCAATAAGTCCCTTACTGTCTAATATTATATTAGACGTTCTGGATAAAGAAATGCAAAATCAAGGTTTACGATACGTTCGCTATGCGGATGATTTTAGTATATATGCTAAAAGCAAAAGCGAGGCAAAACGAATAGGAAATAGCATTTATTTGTTTCTTAGAGACAAATTAAAACTACCTATAAACAAAGCCAAGAGTGGTATACGCAGACCTGTAAATTTTAAATTGCTAGGACACGGTTTTGTGCCAATCTATAAGAAAGGTATAAAAGGGCAGTATCAACTAGTAGTAAAACAGGCAAGTTGGGAAAAGTTTAAGCGCAATCTTAAAAGTTTAACCAAGAAAACCAAACCAATGTCTTTATTAGAAAGACTCGAGCGACTAAATCAAGTTTGCAGGGGTTGGATGAATAATTACCGATTAACAAACATTTATGCTAAACTTAAAAAGTTGGATGAGTGGTTGCGAAATAGGTTACGATATTGCATTTGGCACGATTGGAAAAAGCTAGAGAGGAAACGTAAAAATGGCATTCAATTAGGCATCGAAGAAGGACAAGCGTATGCTTGGAGTAGAACAAGAATGGGAGGTTGGGCAGTAGCCCAAAGCCCTATACTTAAAACTACAATTACCCTTTCTAGGCTTAAAAGAAAAGGTTATAAACCAATGATAGATTACATAAATAAGCAGCAAACTTCAATTTGGTGA
- a CDS encoding IS110 family transposase, with protein sequence MNIKDTVGIDMSKLTFDARIHSSQIESEFQNDKKGYKKLVDWTYKNSELPKENIIFVFEHTGLYSDGLSVYLASKHIPFFLVPGLEIKQSMGMTRGKSDKADAKKIAKYAYRMRDEITPTKLSCKEEQSLKHLLSLRQRLVKQRAGFKASLKEQKRVLVKKDNKTLLSTQQKMISYLTKQIQEVEHEMMDVLKSNQSMLNNYKLITSIKGIGSQTALFMIAYTANFTKFKNHRKFASYSGIAPFQNQSGTSIRGKTKVSNLANKKIKSLLDLCAKTSIQHNAEMRIYYEKRVAEGKNKMSTINIIRNKLVSRIFAVVNRKEPYIDTMKYAA encoded by the coding sequence ATGAATATTAAAGACACAGTTGGCATCGACATGAGCAAATTAACTTTCGATGCAAGAATCCATTCCAGTCAAATTGAAAGTGAATTTCAAAATGACAAAAAAGGCTACAAAAAATTGGTTGATTGGACTTACAAGAATTCTGAGTTACCAAAAGAGAACATCATTTTTGTGTTTGAACACACTGGACTTTACTCTGATGGTTTATCCGTTTATTTAGCATCAAAACACATTCCTTTTTTTCTAGTTCCAGGTCTTGAAATTAAACAATCAATGGGAATGACAAGAGGTAAAAGCGATAAAGCAGATGCAAAAAAGATAGCAAAATATGCTTATCGAATGAGAGATGAGATTACACCTACAAAGCTTTCGTGTAAGGAAGAACAAAGCCTTAAGCACCTTCTTTCTCTCCGCCAGAGGTTAGTAAAGCAAAGAGCTGGTTTTAAAGCTTCGCTTAAAGAACAAAAGCGTGTGCTTGTTAAAAAAGATAATAAAACACTCCTATCCACTCAGCAGAAAATGATTAGCTACTTGACTAAACAAATTCAAGAAGTAGAACATGAAATGATGGATGTTTTAAAGAGTAACCAAAGCATGCTAAATAATTATAAGCTAATAACATCCATTAAAGGTATCGGATCTCAGACAGCTCTGTTTATGATAGCATACACAGCTAACTTTACTAAGTTCAAAAACCATCGAAAATTTGCATCTTATTCTGGTATTGCTCCATTTCAAAATCAATCTGGAACTAGTATAAGAGGTAAAACTAAAGTGAGTAATCTGGCAAATAAAAAAATAAAAAGTCTTCTTGATTTGTGTGCAAAAACAAGTATCCAACATAATGCTGAAATGAGAATTTACTATGAAAAAAGAGTAGCAGAAGGAAAGAATAAAATGAGTACAATAAATATAATAAGAAACAAATTAGTATCAAGAATATTCGCGGTTGTTAATAGAAAAGAGCCTTATATAGACACCATGAAATATGCTGCTTAA